Within the Candidatus Eremiobacterota bacterium genome, the region CCCTCCAGGAGCGCTTCGCCGAGCCGCTCGCCGCACACGGCGTCGAGCTCCGCCCGCGAGACCCAGCGCAAAATGTCCACGCTTGCCGATCACGCGCGGCGGCCTCGGCGGCAAGAGGGCCGAGACCTTCAAGGATTCCCCGCCCGCCCACCGTAACGGGCCGTCCGATCCCTGCCCGCTCACGCGGGCCGGCCCGTACCGAGGAGAGAGCGAGCGATCGAATGGCAGCCGAAGCCTACTGCGTCAAGTGCAAGACCAAGCGCGAGATCAAAGACGCGCAGCAGATCACGATGAAGAACGGGCGCCCGGCGACCGAGGGCAAGTGCCCGGTCTGCGGGACGAAGATGTTCAAGATCGGAGCTGCGAGCTAAGCAGCGCAACGCCGGGAGCCGTGCCGAAGGGCGCGGCTCCTCGTTTCGCTTTGGCGTCGACTCCGGCTATACTGGACGGGCACCACAACATGTAGGGTGCGGGTCGCAAGCGACCCCCAAGCCTACCGAAGAGGACCTGCTAGCTGCTCTGCCCGCACTGCCGCAAGAACGATACTCGCGTTATCGACTCGCGCGACGACGACAACTCCATCCGCCGGCGGCGTGAGTGCCTCGGCTGCAAGCACCGCTTTACGACGTACGAGCGGATGGAAGCTCCGCGCCTGTTCGTCGTGAAGAAAGACGGCCGCCGCGAACAGTACAACCGCGAGAAGATTCTGAGCGGGCTGCGGCGCGCGACCCAGAAGCGGCCCGTCTCCGAAGCGCAGACCGAAGAGATCGTCGCCGCGATCGAGCGCGAGCTCTTCGCGCGCGGTGAGACGGAGGTCTCGGTGAACGTGATCGGCGAGAAGGTGATGGAGGCGCTCAAGAACGTCGACGAGGTCGCCTACGTGCGCTTCGCCAGCGTCTACCGCGATTTCCGCGACGTCGCGAGCTTCCGCGCCGAGCTCGAAGACCTGCTCGCGAAATGACGCCTACCGTCGCGGTCGTCCGGCTGCCGGAGGGCGAGGGATTGCCGCTGCCCGCATACATGACGGCCGGCGCGGCCGGTGCCGACGTCGTCGCGGCGATCGCGGGCGAGCTCGTGCTGGTCCCCGGCGGGCGGGCGCTGATCCCGACCGGGTTCGCGCTCGAAGTCCCGCCCGGGTTCGAGGTGCAGGTGCGGCCGCGCAGCGGGCTCGCGGTGAAGCACGGCGTCACGCTGCTGAACAGTCCCGGGACGATCGACAGCGACTACCGCGGTCCGGTGTGCGTCGTCGTGGTGAACCACGGCAGCGAGCCGTTCGTCGTCCGCCGCGGCGACCGAATCGCGCAGCTCGTCGTCGCGCCGGTCGTGCAAGCCGCGTTCCGTGAAGCCGCCGCGCTCGGCGCGAGCGCGCGCGGCGAGGGCGGTTTCGGCAGCACCGGGACGGCGTGAGCGCCTGAGAGCTGCTCGTGCGCGTCTACGTCGTGGGGCAGGGTGCGGTCGGAAGCTATCTCGGCGAATTGCTGCGCGGGATCGGAAACGACGTCGTCTACGCGCCGCGACAGCTCGACGCAGTCGAGCCGGTGGACGCGGACCTCGCGCTGGTGACGGTCAAAGCCTACGACACGCCGGACGCGATCGAGACGCTGCGGCGCGCGCTGCGCGATCCGGCGGCGACGACGATCGTCACGCCGC harbors:
- the nrdR gene encoding transcriptional repressor NrdR is translated as MLCPHCRKNDTRVIDSRDDDNSIRRRRECLGCKHRFTTYERMEAPRLFVVKKDGRREQYNREKILSGLRRATQKRPVSEAQTEEIVAAIERELFARGETEVSVNVIGEKVMEALKNVDEVAYVRFASVYRDFRDVASFRAELEDLLAK
- the dut gene encoding dUTP diphosphatase; amino-acid sequence: MTPTVAVVRLPEGEGLPLPAYMTAGAAGADVVAAIAGELVLVPGGRALIPTGFALEVPPGFEVQVRPRSGLAVKHGVTLLNSPGTIDSDYRGPVCVVVVNHGSEPFVVRRGDRIAQLVVAPVVQAAFREAAALGASARGEGGFGSTGTA